A single window of Aspergillus puulaauensis MK2 DNA, chromosome 5, nearly complete sequence DNA harbors:
- a CDS encoding glutaredoxin family protein (COG:O;~EggNog:ENOG410PSUP;~InterPro:IPR036249,IPR002109,IPR008554;~PFAM:PF05768;~go_function: GO:0015035 - protein disulfide oxidoreductase activity [Evidence IEA]) — translation MFPTSRLLQAARVTLFTRAGCGLCDTAKHTVTQLHKRRPFDYSEVDIMVPGNKEWKDVYDFDVPVLHVQSAITGSLSDPKKLFHRWTEQEVETLVDNAEKTD, via the coding sequence ATGTTTCCCACCTcgcgcctcctccaggccgcCCGAGTCACGCTTTTCACGCGTGCCGGCTGTGGGCTCTGCGACACCGCCAAACACACCGTCACCCAGCTGCATAAGCGGCGGCCATTCGACTACTCCGAGGTTGACATTATGGTTCCTGGCAAtaaggagtggaaggatgTTTACGATTTTGATGTCCCGGTTTTGCATGTACAGTCTGCTATTACTGGGTCGCTTTCCGACCCGAAGAAGCTGTTCCATCGCTGGACAGAACAGGAGGTCGAAACGCTTGTTGACAATGCGGAGAAAACCGACTAA
- a CDS encoding cysteine and histidine-rich domain-containing protein (COG:S;~EggNog:ENOG410PING;~InterPro:IPR008978,IPR007052,IPR007051;~PFAM:PF04968,PF04969), with protein MATKCVHKGCGKVFTDTDEPCVYHPGPPVFHEGQKGWNCCKPRVLTFEEFMEIPPCTTGKHSAVDDTPAPAEKKAAQPAVAAAPVAAPKPIKDSGVPRPATHSPAIPPPSNPPTPVPEEPESDDPELAVPANATCRRKGCGATYNPDVSREEEKCVHHPGQPVFHEGSKGWSCCKRRVLEFDAFLKIEGCTEKKKHLFVGKGKPAGEEKVDTVRNDFYQTATSVNVSLYLKKIDKDNAKVDFTPDAISLDLPTTDNKRYKDSFELFAPIDPEKSKFRVLGTKLELTLVKGDGTSWPVLRKDDRWSGERIQIGSAPRA; from the exons ATGGCTACAAAGTGCGTCCACAAAGGCTGCGGGAAAGTGttcaccgacaccgacgaGCCCTGTGTGTATCACCCCGGCCCACCGGTCTTCCATGAAGGACAGAAAG GCTGGAACTGCTGTAAACCCCGCGTGCTTACTTTTGAGGAGTTTATGGAAATCCCACCCTGCACGACTGGGAAACATTCTGCCGTTGACGACACTCCTGCCCcggccgagaagaaggccgctCAGcccgctgttgctgctgctccagttgCGGCACCGAAGCCGATAAAAGATAGCGGGGTGCCTAGGCCTGCTACACATTCGCCTGCTATCCCTCCTCCGTCGAACCCGCCCACGCCGGTTCCTGAAGAGCCTGAATCAGATGACCCCGAGCTTGCGGTCCCGGCGAATGCTACATGCCGCCGGAAAGGCTGCGGTGCGACCTACAACCCAGATGTATcgcgcgaggaggagaagtgTGTCCACCACCCTGGACAACCTGTTTTCCACGAGGGCAGCAAGGGTTGGTCATGCTGCAAGAGGAGGGTGCTAGAGTTTGACGCGTTCTTGAAGATTGAAGGCTGCactgagaagaagaagcatcTTTTTGTCGGAAAGGGCAAGCCAGCTGgtgaggagaaggtcgatACGGTCAG AAACGACTTTTACCAGACGGCAACATCGGTGAACGTCTCACTATACTTGAAGAAAATCGACAAGGACAACGCCAAGGTCGACTTTACACCTGATGCCATTTCCCTTGACCTCCCAACTACGGATAACAAGCGGTACAAGGATAGCTTCGAGCTGTTTGCGCCAATTGACCCGGAAAAGTCCAAGTTCCGCGTGCTGGGCACAAAGCTTGAATTAACCCTGGTCAAGGGCGACGGGACGAGCTGGCCAGTGCTTCGGAAGGACGACCGCTGGTCTGGCGAACGCATCCAGATTGGCAGTGCACCGAGGGCTTGA